The Elaeis guineensis isolate ETL-2024a chromosome 14, EG11, whole genome shotgun sequence genome has a segment encoding these proteins:
- the LOC105057674 gene encoding glucan endo-1,3-beta-glucosidase-like: MANRSIVSTAVTALFLAVLIAIPTSVHSIGFCFRRLGNNLPQPSEVVDLYKSNNIERMRIYHPYQPILEALRGSNIQVMVDVPNEDLPSLASDASAANDWVQNYINAYPDVSFRYIAVGNEVIPGDSAAYVLPVMNNIQSALSANGLQGQIKVSTSVSQGVLGASYPPSHGAFTSDALQYFRPIVNFLDSNGSPLLVNVYPYFSYASNPNDIDIKYALFTSPGTVIQDGQFGYQNLFDAIVDAVYSALEKEGGSNMEVVVSETGWPSDGGLAASVDNARTYNQNLIKHVRQGTPKTSGRAVETYIFAMFNEDQKPAGIEQKWGKWGIFYPNKQHVYPLNFN; this comes from the exons ATGGCAAACCGAAGTATTGTTTCCACGGCTGTGACAGCATTATTCCTTGCAGTCCTAATAGCAATCCCAACAA GTGTGCATTCTATTGGGTTTTGTTTTAGAAGACTTGGAAACAACCTACCCCAACCTAGTGAGGTAGTGGATCTCTACAAATCTAACAACATTGAGAGGATGAGAATCTATCATCCATATCAACCTATTCTTGAAGCACTCCGAGGGTCCAACATTCAAGTCATGGTCGATGTCCCTAATGAAGATCTCCCAAGTCTAGCCTCTGATGCTTCAGCAGCAAATGACTGGGTTCAAAATTACATAAATGCCTATCCAGATGTTTCATTTCGATACATCGCAGTTGGCAATGAAGTGATACCTGGAGATTCAGCTGCATATGTGCTCCCTGTCATGAATAACATCCAGTCTGCTCTATCGGCCAATGGTCTACAAGGCCAGATTAAAGTTTCGACTTCGGTTTCTCAAGGTGTCCTTGGGGCGTCATATCCTCCATCTCATGGTGCATTCACTTCTGATGCATTACAATACTTTAGACCAATTGTCAACTTTTTGGATAGCAATGGATCACCACTCCTAGTAAATGTGTATCCATACTTCAGTTACGCCAGCAACCCAAATGATATCGATATCAAATATGCCTTGTTTACTTCCCCAGGGACCGTCATACAGGATGGCCAATTTGGCTATCAGAACCTCTTTGATGCAATAGTTGATGCGGTCTACTCAGCATTAGAGAAGGAAGGAGGTTCTAACATGGAAGTTGTAGTTTCAGAGACTGGTTGGCCTTCAGATGGTGGTCTTGCAGCATCAGTGGATAATGCAAGGACATATAACCAGAATTTGATTAAACATGTCCGTCAAGGGACACCTAAGACATCTGGAAGGGCTGTAGAGACTTATATATTTGCCATGTTCAATGAGGACCAAAAGCCAGCAGGGATAGAGCAGAAATGGGGTAAATGGGGTATATTCTATCCAAATAAGCAACATGTCTATCCACTCAATTTCAATTAA